The following coding sequences lie in one Polluticoccus soli genomic window:
- a CDS encoding sugar transferase, with the protein MRFTPLKKRAIRQLVLLDYVAAAAAWMIFWTYRHQLLEQTGFLEALKMLRFRDYVFGLVVLPGGWLFLYLLSGTYFDLYRKSRLNEVNRTLISCILGTIFISLFVFANDATDYSYFIRMTGRYLLIHTSFTLFLRLAIFREVKKNLIRGKVGFNTLIIGGNAKAVNIYKQVSESPKVLGNIFKGFIYSNLEAANGMSKHLPQLGHLSELENIIDSHEIEEVVVAVDSSEHHLLENILTRLSYRPVVIKVLPDMYDIISGSVKTSNVYDAVLIHIHPDLMPDWQRVVKRTLDILISLFALIILSPVFLFAAIKVALSSHGPIIYKQKRMGLFGKEFYIYKFRSMYLDAERHGPSLSSKTDPRITPWGRFMRKWRLDELPQFVNILKGDMSLVGPRPERKHFIDIISQTHPHYRYLHKVKPGLTSWGMVQYGYAENVDEMLERMKYDLLYIENCSLALDVKIMLYTMMVLFQGRGK; encoded by the coding sequence ATGCGTTTTACCCCTCTGAAAAAACGTGCGATTCGGCAATTAGTGCTACTGGATTACGTAGCAGCAGCTGCCGCGTGGATGATATTCTGGACCTATCGTCACCAGTTGCTGGAACAGACAGGTTTTTTAGAAGCATTAAAAATGCTTCGGTTTAGAGATTACGTTTTTGGGCTGGTAGTATTGCCCGGCGGATGGCTTTTTCTATACTTGCTGTCTGGTACCTATTTCGATCTTTACCGTAAGTCCAGGCTCAATGAGGTTAATAGGACGTTGATCTCATGTATCCTGGGCACTATCTTCATTTCTCTTTTTGTATTTGCAAACGATGCCACTGATTATTCCTACTTCATTAGGATGACAGGCCGATACCTTTTGATCCACACAAGCTTTACGCTGTTTTTGCGCCTGGCTATTTTTAGAGAGGTGAAGAAGAATCTCATTAGAGGCAAAGTAGGATTTAATACACTTATCATTGGTGGCAATGCGAAGGCAGTGAACATCTACAAGCAGGTAAGCGAAAGCCCCAAAGTGCTCGGCAATATTTTCAAAGGATTTATCTATTCAAATCTTGAGGCGGCCAACGGCATGAGCAAACATTTGCCGCAGTTGGGTCATCTCTCAGAATTGGAAAATATTATTGATAGCCACGAAATAGAAGAAGTGGTTGTAGCAGTGGACTCGTCCGAGCACCATTTGCTTGAGAATATCTTGACCCGCCTTAGCTATCGCCCAGTTGTGATCAAGGTGTTGCCTGATATGTATGATATCATCTCAGGGTCAGTAAAAACAAGCAACGTGTACGATGCTGTATTGATCCATATTCATCCCGACCTGATGCCAGACTGGCAACGCGTAGTAAAGCGTACACTGGATATTCTGATCTCACTTTTTGCATTGATCATACTATCGCCGGTGTTCTTGTTTGCCGCCATAAAAGTGGCGCTCTCTTCACATGGGCCCATTATTTATAAACAGAAAAGGATGGGGTTGTTTGGAAAGGAATTCTATATCTATAAGTTCCGGTCGATGTATCTTGATGCGGAGCGTCATGGTCCATCGCTTTCGAGCAAGACAGATCCACGTATTACGCCATGGGGCCGATTTATGCGCAAGTGGAGGCTGGATGAATTACCTCAATTCGTGAATATACTGAAGGGGGATATGTCACTGGTAGGGCCACGGCCGGAGCGCAAACACTTTATCGATATCATCAGCCAGACGCATCCTCACTATAGGTATCTGCACAAGGTAAAGCCTGGTTTAACCTCGTGGGGTATGGTGCAGTACGGTTACGCTGAAAACGTGGATGAAATGCTGGAACGTATGAAGTATGACCTGCTATATATAGAGAACTGTTCACTCGCGCTCGATGTAAAGATCATGCTCTATACTATGATGGTGCTATTCCAGGGTCGTGGGAAATAA
- a CDS encoding Gfo/Idh/MocA family protein: MQDSRIKVGVFGAGHLGKIHIQQWLQVPDAIFVGFYDPDDSQAQSAISQYDVKRYDSVEQLIDACDALDIVSTTTTHYEIAKQCLTKCKHLFIEKPLAHSIDEAAELVQLVKEANVKCQVGHVERYNPAYLALGEQPLQPMFIEAHRLAQFNPRGTDVSVILDLMIHDIDIVMHLVKSPVRRISASGVAVISETTDIANARIEFDNGCVANLTSSRISLKKMRKMRLFQRDAYIGVDFLEKKTEVVRLTDDTAKRGMLDIPIQMGNGEQKLISVQMPEVEDTNAIRMELSEFAQSILTGRPVRVSVYDGFQAMDVAHQILKKMSQHRELHNV, encoded by the coding sequence TTGCAGGACAGTAGAATTAAAGTCGGAGTATTTGGGGCCGGGCACCTGGGTAAGATACATATTCAGCAGTGGCTGCAGGTTCCTGACGCGATCTTTGTTGGTTTTTACGATCCCGATGATTCACAGGCACAATCTGCCATTTCTCAATATGACGTTAAGCGTTATGACAGTGTTGAGCAATTGATCGATGCCTGCGACGCGCTGGATATTGTTTCCACCACGACCACGCATTACGAGATCGCAAAGCAATGCCTTACCAAGTGTAAGCATCTCTTTATAGAGAAACCGCTGGCACATTCCATTGACGAAGCTGCTGAATTGGTGCAACTGGTAAAGGAAGCCAATGTAAAATGCCAGGTGGGTCACGTGGAGCGTTACAACCCTGCATACCTTGCGTTGGGTGAGCAACCGTTGCAGCCTATGTTCATTGAGGCCCATCGCCTTGCTCAATTCAATCCACGTGGTACCGATGTGTCAGTGATACTCGATCTGATGATACACGATATTGACATCGTGATGCATTTGGTCAAATCGCCTGTACGGCGCATTTCGGCAAGCGGTGTAGCCGTGATCAGTGAAACAACCGATATTGCGAATGCCCGTATCGAGTTTGATAACGGATGCGTTGCCAATCTTACATCCAGCCGCATTTCTCTCAAGAAGATGCGCAAGATGCGCCTGTTCCAGCGCGATGCGTATATAGGTGTTGACTTTCTCGAGAAGAAAACCGAAGTTGTACGTTTGACGGATGACACAGCAAAAAGAGGAATGCTTGATATACCCATCCAAATGGGTAATGGGGAACAGAAATTGATATCCGTCCAGATGCCTGAAGTAGAAGATACGAATGCCATCAGAATGGAACTTTCAGAGTTTGCTCAAAGCATTTTGACTGGCCGCCCGGTAAGGGTTTCTGTTTATGATGGCTTCCAGGCCATGGATGTTGCTCACCAGATCCTAAAAAAGATGAGTCAGCACAGGGAATTACACAATGTTTAA
- the radC gene encoding RadC family protein, with product MVLSNSIKNWAEDERPREKMLQKGAVSLSDAELLAILISSGTKEKSALDLAREVLGHAHNNLHELGRLGVVELQKTKGIGEARAITIAAALELGRRRQITEGLQRPTITQSADAAEIVIPLLRDLNHEMFCVLYLNQSSRVLRHEMISSGGLTGTVADIRMILKNALLYNANKLIIAHNHPSGNQQPSLADKELTKKLKEAAEWMDIKLLDHLIVAGTSYLSMADEGII from the coding sequence ATGGTTTTGTCCAACAGTATTAAAAATTGGGCGGAAGACGAAAGACCCCGCGAAAAGATGTTGCAAAAAGGTGCGGTGTCACTCTCGGACGCCGAACTGCTGGCTATTTTGATCTCGAGCGGGACAAAAGAAAAGTCGGCACTTGACCTTGCCAGGGAAGTGTTAGGACACGCCCATAACAATCTGCACGAACTCGGCCGTCTTGGTGTTGTCGAACTGCAGAAGACAAAAGGTATTGGCGAGGCCAGGGCTATTACAATTGCTGCAGCATTGGAGTTAGGACGTCGCCGGCAAATAACCGAAGGCCTGCAGCGGCCAACTATCACCCAAAGCGCAGATGCGGCTGAAATTGTGATTCCCTTGCTGCGAGACCTGAACCACGAAATGTTCTGCGTACTGTATCTGAACCAGTCGAGCCGGGTATTGCGGCACGAAATGATCAGCAGTGGCGGTTTGACTGGTACGGTTGCGGATATAAGAATGATCCTGAAAAACGCGCTTTTGTACAATGCTAATAAATTGATCATTGCGCACAACCACCCTTCGGGAAACCAGCAACCCAGCCTGGCCGACAAAGAATTGACCAAAAAATTGAAGGAAGCAGCGGAATGGATGGACATTAAATTGCTCGATCATCTTATTGTCGCAGGAACCTCTTATTTAAGCATGGCGGACGAGGGTATTATTTAG
- a CDS encoding PAS domain-containing protein, producing the protein MDKLLLKQIDEFYSNSNIASEVSQLLREIGESYDSGGTKPSTNNAPILQLATLLKDEILRRKAAEEEKDRLQQHLRSSQHITHIGSWEVDLVTNKADWTNEFAEILEYEPGAVEPGFEAFYARVDASEREAIERSLAHTIKTGSIHAMEHSLILPEDRQKPVYCRAEVVYDPATGVPLKLVGTLQDISERKKAQARLQRAHDELKTLFNNTQEVFYSVDMQEYKLLHISASCRIVYGYSEHEFAQNPNLWLEVILPEDKTRIFANNEAMYSGRFFSHDYRIRHKDGSIRWLESRLNPTLNAKGELIRLDGTTADITKRKEAELALKDSETKFRYLIDNCSDAILIRNEHKEIVYCSDSVYGVIGYNAEEVIGKQTLNDIYPDDLQMVLSHWDKVLESPGIPITITYRRIHKDGRLIWCEGTSTNMLHQPEIRGVVVNFRDITEMKEAELALISSESKFRHMISYGADTIMIMDKDHKAVFLSDSFEKTTGFTAAEILGKATGDAMHPDDRERMAEHWKILESNPGKPLQVTYRRLKKDGSYIWCEGTGINLLHTPEVSGFLLNFRDITERKRAEAALQSSEDKFRSLIEHSSDALMILDKEGRTVYASDSVYRVMGYAPNEIIGAKATDFVYDADRYIVAAANRKVWSNPGQPSTIAYRRVKKDGTVIWCEGTATNLLHEPAVAGVVVNFRDITDRKNIEIALRNSEYKYRSLFENSVDAVIVIDESWDITYASESLNNILGYSPAEVSGITPDKFVHPEDLAEVLAQRKLAMVNHSKQLSLTERPAHRRVRKDGTVIWCEGTITNLLADPAVSGLVINFRDITDRKNSEDALKRSNEELQKSNAELDRFVYSVSHDLRAPLTSMLGLTFIAQNETTDANMLDYLDMLQSSIAKLDGFIHDILDHSRNARLEVKHELINFSELLADITANLRFMNPDTPVAIRTVIDENEAYYSDKSRMGIILNNLVSNAIRYYNPEMKCPEVQIDIKNENGKIRLSVRDNGIGIGTDQQEKVFDMFYRVSHKSTGSGLGLYIVKEAVDKLGGEVALESELGVGTHFTVLIPNVKSS; encoded by the coding sequence ATGGATAAGTTATTATTAAAGCAGATCGACGAATTTTATTCAAACAGCAATATAGCTTCCGAAGTATCGCAGTTGCTTAGAGAGATCGGTGAATCGTATGACAGTGGCGGTACAAAACCTTCTACCAACAATGCCCCTATCCTTCAGCTGGCAACATTGCTAAAAGACGAAATTCTTAGGCGAAAGGCAGCCGAAGAAGAAAAAGACCGCCTGCAACAACACCTTCGGTCTTCACAACACATTACTCACATCGGCAGCTGGGAAGTTGACCTGGTAACAAACAAAGCCGACTGGACAAACGAATTTGCGGAGATATTAGAATACGAGCCAGGAGCTGTTGAACCGGGCTTCGAGGCTTTTTACGCACGTGTTGACGCATCGGAACGTGAGGCCATTGAGCGATCACTCGCACATACGATAAAAACCGGCTCCATCCACGCTATGGAGCACTCACTGATCCTACCCGAAGACAGGCAAAAGCCTGTATACTGTCGGGCTGAGGTAGTTTACGATCCGGCAACAGGCGTACCGTTGAAATTAGTCGGGACGCTGCAAGACATATCGGAAAGAAAAAAAGCACAGGCAAGGTTACAGAGAGCCCATGATGAACTAAAAACGCTGTTCAATAATACACAAGAAGTATTTTATTCCGTTGATATGCAGGAGTACAAACTTTTGCACATCTCTGCTAGCTGCAGAATTGTATATGGCTACTCGGAGCACGAATTTGCGCAAAATCCAAACCTTTGGCTTGAGGTAATTTTACCTGAAGATAAGACCAGGATATTCGCTAACAACGAAGCCATGTACTCTGGGCGCTTCTTCAGTCATGACTATCGTATTAGACACAAAGATGGTAGTATACGGTGGCTCGAGTCGAGGCTTAATCCTACTCTTAATGCAAAAGGAGAATTGATACGATTGGACGGCACAACGGCAGATATCACAAAGCGCAAAGAAGCTGAATTAGCGCTGAAAGATAGCGAGACAAAATTCAGGTACCTGATAGATAATTGCTCAGACGCTATTCTTATACGCAATGAGCATAAGGAGATCGTGTACTGCAGTGATTCTGTTTATGGTGTTATTGGGTATAATGCCGAAGAAGTCATCGGCAAACAGACACTTAATGACATTTACCCAGACGATCTGCAAATGGTGCTTAGCCATTGGGACAAAGTGTTGGAAAGTCCCGGTATTCCCATCACCATAACATACAGGCGCATACATAAAGACGGTCGCCTCATTTGGTGCGAAGGAACATCAACAAACATGCTTCATCAACCTGAGATCAGAGGTGTGGTGGTGAACTTCCGGGATATTACTGAAATGAAGGAAGCTGAACTTGCATTAATATCCAGCGAAAGCAAGTTCAGACACATGATAAGCTATGGCGCTGATACGATAATGATCATGGATAAAGACCACAAGGCGGTTTTTTTAAGTGATTCATTTGAAAAAACCACAGGCTTTACAGCGGCTGAAATACTCGGGAAAGCCACAGGCGATGCAATGCACCCTGACGACCGAGAACGCATGGCTGAGCATTGGAAAATACTGGAAAGCAATCCCGGGAAACCGCTCCAGGTCACTTACCGAAGACTGAAAAAAGACGGTAGTTATATTTGGTGTGAAGGTACCGGCATCAATTTGCTGCATACGCCCGAAGTATCTGGCTTTCTTCTCAACTTCAGAGATATTACCGAGCGTAAAAGGGCCGAAGCAGCACTGCAAAGCAGTGAGGATAAATTTCGTTCGCTTATTGAGCACAGCTCTGACGCGCTGATGATTCTTGACAAGGAAGGAAGAACTGTATATGCAAGCGACTCTGTATACAGGGTAATGGGATACGCGCCCAATGAGATAATTGGTGCAAAGGCGACAGATTTTGTCTACGATGCCGACAGGTATATCGTAGCAGCAGCCAACCGAAAAGTCTGGAGTAATCCGGGGCAACCCTCTACCATTGCATACCGACGTGTAAAAAAAGACGGCACTGTGATCTGGTGTGAAGGTACTGCGACCAACCTCTTGCACGAACCAGCAGTAGCTGGCGTTGTCGTCAACTTCCGTGACATAACCGACAGGAAAAATATTGAGATAGCATTACGAAACAGCGAATATAAATATCGCTCCCTTTTTGAAAATAGCGTTGATGCAGTTATCGTAATAGACGAAAGCTGGGATATCACTTACGCGAGTGAATCACTGAATAATATATTGGGATATAGCCCTGCCGAAGTTTCGGGAATAACGCCCGACAAATTTGTGCATCCCGAGGATCTGGCTGAAGTGCTTGCGCAAAGGAAGCTGGCGATGGTCAATCACAGCAAACAACTTTCGCTCACCGAACGGCCAGCGCACCGCAGGGTACGAAAAGACGGCACTGTTATATGGTGTGAAGGTACTATTACCAATCTACTGGCCGATCCTGCGGTAAGTGGTTTGGTGATCAACTTCAGAGATATAACGGATAGAAAAAACTCTGAGGATGCGTTAAAGCGCTCGAACGAGGAGCTACAGAAATCGAATGCAGAACTGGACAGGTTTGTATACAGCGTATCGCACGACCTGCGGGCACCACTCACGTCTATGCTTGGCCTTACATTCATCGCACAAAATGAGACTACAGACGCCAACATGCTCGACTACCTCGACATGCTGCAAAGTAGCATCGCCAAGCTTGATGGATTTATCCACGATATCCTTGACCATTCCCGCAACGCACGTCTTGAGGTTAAGCACGAACTAATAAACTTTAGCGAGTTGCTTGCAGATATTACTGCTAATCTCAGATTCATGAACCCAGATACTCCAGTAGCGATTCGTACCGTCATAGATGAAAACGAGGCGTACTACAGCGATAAAAGCAGGATGGGTATTATCTTAAATAACCTTGTGTCGAATGCGATCAGATATTACAATCCTGAAATGAAATGTCCTGAGGTCCAGATAGACATCAAAAACGAGAATGGCAAGATCCGGTTATCTGTGAGGGACAATGGCATAGGCATTGGTACAGACCAACAGGAAAAAGTGTTCGACATGTTCTACAGGGTATCCCACAAATCTACCGGATCGGGACTGGGCCTGTACATAGTAAAAGAAGCTGTCGATAAACTAGGCGGCGAAGTAGCGCTGGAATCTGAACTGGGCGTGGGCACACATTTTACTGTGTTGATACCCAATGTAAAATCGTCATAG
- the bshC gene encoding bacillithiol biosynthesis cysteine-adding enzyme BshC: MSIVHRSFTYLPYSDTGYFSQLVTDYISGSGHATSFVKYSPDATGLQQAINDRGKYTIDRIALVNTLAKQYETIDTPEAVRKNIELLRNETTFTVCTAHQPNLLTGYLYFIYKIVHAIRLAAELKKLHPQNDFVPVYYMGSEDNDLDELGVFNYQNKKWRWDADGQTGAVGRMSTSSLKPLLSDLFKVMGPPGQHFDDLKELLTKSYLEHKTIGDATRFLVNELFGRYGLIVLDPDDVAFKKPIVDIVKDDLQYHSAFALVTTQVEKLEQHYRAQAHPRPINLFYMKDNIRERVEKQGDEWVVINSDISWNKEQLLEEVDQHPERFSPNVILRGLLQERILPNVAFIGGGAEVAYWLQLKSVFEQYNVFYPVILLRQSAQWIHSKQAELREKAGLTVTDVFKDEARLVREYLLHHGNDQWQTGAEMNAIDSIMTQLKQKAMSLDVTLRSSTEAALAKIKHQMDVLEKKMLRAEKRKMHIELARITRLKESLFPGNSLQERKENFTEYFLQYGHSFIDVLYDAFQPLRNEFLIVEEK; encoded by the coding sequence ATGAGCATAGTGCATCGGAGCTTCACGTACCTGCCATATTCCGATACGGGGTATTTTTCACAGCTGGTTACCGATTATATTTCGGGCAGCGGGCATGCAACCTCATTTGTAAAATACTCCCCCGATGCAACGGGTTTACAGCAGGCTATAAACGATCGAGGAAAATATACAATCGACCGCATCGCGCTGGTGAATACCCTGGCGAAACAATATGAGACAATTGACACGCCTGAAGCAGTTCGGAAAAACATTGAGCTATTAAGGAATGAAACGACCTTCACGGTTTGTACAGCGCATCAACCCAATCTGCTTACCGGCTATCTCTATTTCATTTATAAGATAGTTCATGCGATCAGGCTTGCTGCAGAATTAAAAAAGCTCCATCCCCAAAACGATTTTGTCCCGGTATACTATATGGGTAGTGAAGACAATGACCTTGACGAATTGGGTGTCTTCAATTATCAAAACAAAAAATGGCGCTGGGATGCAGATGGCCAAACAGGTGCCGTGGGCAGGATGTCGACGTCTAGTCTGAAGCCTTTACTCAGCGACCTGTTTAAAGTAATGGGACCTCCGGGTCAGCATTTCGATGACCTGAAAGAACTTCTGACAAAGTCGTACTTAGAACATAAAACAATTGGCGATGCAACCAGGTTCCTGGTAAATGAACTTTTCGGACGTTATGGTTTGATAGTACTAGACCCCGACGACGTGGCCTTCAAAAAGCCAATAGTGGACATTGTGAAAGATGACCTGCAGTATCACAGCGCCTTTGCACTGGTAACAACGCAAGTAGAGAAACTGGAACAACACTACAGAGCGCAGGCTCACCCAAGACCTATCAACCTGTTTTATATGAAGGATAACATTCGTGAGCGTGTAGAAAAACAGGGCGATGAATGGGTAGTGATCAACAGCGACATTTCCTGGAATAAAGAGCAACTGCTGGAAGAAGTAGACCAACATCCAGAACGCTTTAGTCCAAATGTGATACTGCGCGGCTTGCTGCAGGAACGCATACTGCCGAATGTGGCCTTTATTGGTGGAGGTGCTGAAGTAGCATACTGGCTACAACTCAAATCGGTATTTGAACAGTACAATGTATTCTATCCGGTTATTCTGTTACGACAATCTGCGCAATGGATACACTCCAAGCAGGCTGAGCTGCGTGAAAAAGCTGGACTAACAGTGACTGATGTCTTTAAGGATGAAGCAAGGCTAGTGCGCGAATATTTGTTGCATCATGGCAATGATCAATGGCAGACAGGCGCCGAGATGAATGCAATCGACAGCATCATGACTCAACTAAAACAGAAGGCGATGTCGCTTGATGTAACATTGAGAAGTTCTACCGAAGCTGCATTAGCGAAGATCAAACACCAGATGGATGTACTTGAGAAAAAAATGCTGCGCGCCGAAAAAAGGAAGATGCATATAGAGCTTGCACGCATAACACGTCTAAAGGAAAGTTTGTTTCCTGGTAATAGCCTGCAGGAGCGAAAAGAAAATTTTACCGAGTATTTTTTACAATATGGGCATTCGTTTATTGATGTATTGTACGATGCTTTTCAACCACTTAGAAACGAATTTTTAATAGTAGAAGAAAAATAG
- a CDS encoding outer membrane beta-barrel protein encodes MISKKLRLAFIGLLFPAFSFAQALNAVTAASPVDIDLGVKLGANFSKLQGSIFDDTYRTGFLGGAFGGVKFGKYGVSAELLYSRTRFTYNPSSLPSSFFKNASDTAKENSFAVSNLSIPILFNIKLVGPLWFQVGPQYTNLISIGDENGLLKDVNDVFKNGDISGVAGLQANISKINIGARYIMGFSNMNGSGASGVTDSWKNRTIQLHVGYAFL; translated from the coding sequence ATGATCAGCAAAAAGTTACGTTTAGCATTTATCGGATTATTGTTTCCCGCGTTCTCGTTCGCACAGGCTTTGAATGCAGTTACCGCTGCATCGCCAGTCGATATTGACCTGGGTGTAAAGCTTGGAGCTAACTTTTCAAAACTGCAAGGCAGCATATTTGATGATACATACCGTACCGGTTTTCTCGGTGGCGCTTTTGGTGGTGTAAAGTTTGGCAAGTATGGCGTTTCTGCTGAACTACTGTATAGCCGTACCCGTTTTACTTACAACCCATCTTCGTTGCCTTCATCGTTCTTCAAAAACGCCAGCGATACCGCTAAAGAGAACAGTTTTGCAGTTAGCAACCTCAGCATACCAATATTGTTCAACATTAAACTGGTAGGTCCGCTTTGGTTCCAGGTAGGTCCTCAATACACCAACCTTATAAGCATTGGCGACGAGAATGGTTTGCTGAAAGATGTTAATGATGTTTTCAAGAATGGTGACATTTCAGGTGTAGCCGGACTGCAGGCAAATATTTCAAAGATCAACATTGGCGCACGTTATATCATGGGCTTCTCAAACATGAACGGCTCTGGCGCTTCCGGAGTGACCGACAGCTGGAAAAACAGGACCATACAATTGCATGTTGGGTATGCATTCCTGTAA
- a CDS encoding UDP-N-acetylmuramate--L-alanine ligase — protein sequence MKRVHFIAIGGAVMHQLALALKRQGNIVTGSDDEINDPAKSNLGAAGLLPEKAGWFPEKITSEIDAIVLGMHAKADNPELLAAQSLNVPIYSFPQYVYEVSKNKKRVVVAGSHGKTTITSMIMHILKTQNIDFDYLVGAKVQGFNESVRLSDAPIIILEGDEYPASVIEKRPKIFFYHPHISVLSGIAWDHINVFPTYDNYRSQFEQYLVGIDANSPVFYNNKDEEVRNVMARSGGHLNGIPYSMPKYHYELDQAVLDTAKGPVPVSVFGSHNLLNMQAAISVCMELGISEEDCYKAIASFAGAARRLEKIFENKDVVAFRDFAHAPSKLKATLDAVREAWKDRTLIACFELHTYSSLSEPFLSHYTHSMDSADKAMVYFSHHALSLKGLPELDKQTVHKYFGREDLIVADEKQELEQTVKDLLKDARKPICLLLMSSGTFDGIDWNSVSSQ from the coding sequence ATGAAGAGGGTACATTTTATAGCGATCGGTGGTGCGGTGATGCACCAGCTGGCACTGGCGTTAAAAAGACAAGGAAATATCGTGACCGGCAGCGATGACGAGATCAACGACCCTGCCAAGAGTAACCTCGGGGCGGCAGGCTTGTTACCTGAAAAAGCAGGATGGTTTCCTGAGAAAATCACCAGCGAAATCGACGCAATAGTGCTGGGAATGCATGCCAAGGCCGACAATCCGGAGCTTTTGGCTGCACAATCGCTGAATGTACCAATATATTCTTTTCCTCAATACGTTTACGAAGTAAGCAAAAACAAGAAGCGCGTTGTTGTTGCAGGTAGTCATGGGAAGACCACCATTACCTCAATGATCATGCACATACTAAAGACTCAAAACATAGATTTTGACTACCTGGTGGGTGCCAAGGTCCAGGGATTTAACGAATCTGTAAGACTTAGCGATGCACCGATTATCATCCTGGAAGGGGATGAATACCCCGCCTCGGTAATAGAAAAAAGGCCGAAGATATTTTTTTACCATCCGCACATTTCAGTACTTAGCGGCATTGCCTGGGACCACATAAACGTGTTCCCTACCTACGACAACTATCGAAGCCAGTTTGAGCAATACCTGGTGGGCATAGATGCCAACAGCCCGGTTTTTTACAACAATAAAGACGAGGAAGTGCGCAATGTAATGGCAAGATCGGGTGGTCACCTGAATGGCATTCCCTACTCCATGCCCAAATATCATTACGAATTGGATCAAGCTGTGCTAGATACAGCCAAAGGCCCAGTGCCGGTATCTGTATTTGGTAGCCACAACCTGCTAAATATGCAGGCTGCCATTTCAGTTTGCATGGAACTTGGCATAAGTGAAGAGGATTGCTATAAAGCGATCGCTTCGTTCGCGGGTGCCGCGCGTCGCCTGGAGAAGATATTCGAAAACAAAGATGTTGTTGCATTTCGAGATTTCGCCCATGCACCGTCAAAACTAAAAGCTACTTTGGACGCCGTTCGCGAAGCATGGAAGGACCGAACCCTGATAGCCTGCTTTGAGCTTCACACCTACAGCAGCTTGAGCGAGCCTTTTCTGAGCCATTATACGCATAGCATGGACTCGGCCGACAAAGCCATGGTCTACTTCAGCCATCATGCGTTGTCGCTAAAAGGCTTGCCGGAACTGGATAAACAAACCGTACACAAATATTTTGGCCGTGAGGACCTGATCGTGGCGGACGAGAAGCAGGAATTGGAACAAACAGTGAAAGACCTGCTGAAAGATGCGAGGAAACCTATTTGTCTTTTACTAATGAGCTCGGGAACTTTCGACGGAATTGACTGGAATAGCGTAAGTTCGCAGTAA
- a CDS encoding 3'-5' exonuclease, which translates to MAQLLLKRPIIFFDLETTGTDAAKDRIVELALVKLLTDGTRDKYVKRINPGMPIPASSTAIHGISDEDVKDCPHFKQIAKDLFEWMKGCDLGGYASSKFDIPLLAEEFLRAGVNVDFTDRHMIDVQQIFFKMESRTLSAAYNFYCDKTLENAHSAEADIMATIEVLEAQLDRYNDLSHEVKALHEFTGGEQFVDYARRIVMKDGHPVFNFGKHKGRKVEDIFTEEPQYYDWMMQADFALHTKQKISEILNRMKLQKSGLKTNI; encoded by the coding sequence ATGGCCCAACTTTTACTCAAGCGCCCCATCATCTTTTTCGACCTTGAAACTACCGGAACTGATGCAGCCAAAGATCGCATCGTTGAATTGGCATTAGTAAAACTACTGACTGACGGTACCAGGGATAAGTATGTAAAACGGATCAATCCCGGCATGCCAATCCCGGCATCTTCTACGGCCATCCACGGAATATCTGATGAAGATGTAAAAGACTGCCCCCACTTCAAGCAAATAGCCAAAGACCTATTTGAATGGATGAAAGGTTGTGACCTTGGTGGCTACGCATCCAGTAAATTCGACATCCCCCTCCTGGCCGAAGAATTTTTGCGCGCCGGTGTAAACGTAGATTTTACCGACCGCCACATGATCGACGTGCAGCAGATATTCTTCAAGATGGAAAGCCGCACGCTTAGCGCAGCATACAACTTCTATTGCGATAAAACGCTGGAAAATGCGCACAGCGCCGAAGCTGACATCATGGCAACTATCGAGGTTCTGGAGGCCCAGCTTGATCGTTACAACGATCTTAGTCACGAAGTAAAGGCACTACACGAGTTCACAGGTGGCGAGCAATTCGTAGACTATGCACGTCGCATCGTAATGAAGGATGGCCATCCAGTTTTCAATTTTGGCAAGCACAAAGGCCGCAAAGTTGAGGATATCTTCACCGAAGAACCCCAATACTATGATTGGATGATGCAGGCTGACTTCGCCCTTCATACCAAACAAAAAATATCAGAAATTCTCAACCGTATGAAATTGCAGAAATCAGGGTTAAAGACAAACATTTAA